Below is a genomic region from Streptomyces ferrugineus.
CAGCGGGCGGCGGCGGACCTGCGCTGGACCGGCAGCATCCAGGAGGCGCACATCGCGGTCGACGCGTACGGCACCGGCGCCCCGTCCGCCGAACTGCTGGCATCGGTCGAGCAGGCCCTGGAGCCGTACCGGCGCATCGGGCACGACCTCGTGGTCGGCGCCGCGCGGCTGGTGCCGCTGGACATCGCGCTGACCGTGTGCGCCGCGCCCGGCCACCAGCACGGGCAGATCCTGGCCGGGCTGTACCGCGTGCTCGGCAGCGGTGTGCGGGGCTTCTTCCACCCGGACGAGCTGACCTTCGGCGAACCGGTGCGGCTCAGCCGCCTGGTCGCCGTCGCGGCTGCCGTGCCCGGCGTGGAGAGCGTCCAGGTCACCCGGCTGCGAAGGCTGTTCGAGCCGGACCGAGGAGAGAGGGAGGACGGCGTGCTGCGGCTCGGCCCGCTGGAGATCGCCACCTGCGACAACGACCCGGACCGGCCGGAGAACGGCCGGCTGGCGATATCCCTGGGAGGTGCCCGATGACCGAGGGCACGATCACCGACGACTGCGGCTGCGGCGGCGCCTGCCGCAGCGGCCACGACGAGCGCCTCGCCCCGGCCCCGGTGCACAACCCGCCCGGCCGCACGGCGCTCGACTACCGCGTCGGCGAGTACGGCTCCTTCCGGGCCGCCCTGCTCGACCGGCTCGCGTCACCGGCGTACCCGGCCCTGCGAGGCCTGACCGTGCGCACCCCGGACGACCCCGCGATCGGCCTCCTCGACGCCACCGCGGTCCTGGGCGACCTGCTCACCTTCCACTCCGAGCGCATCGCCGACGAGGCCTACATCCGCACGGCCAACGAGCACCGCTCGCTGGTCCTGCTCGGCCGCCTCGTCGGCCACCGCCCGCGCCCGGGAGTCGCCGCCGCCACGCATCTGGCGTACACCCTGGAACGCGACCCGCGCGCCGAGACGCTGCCCGTGCTGATCCCGCGCGGCGCCCGCAGCCACAGCGTGCCCGCCTCCGCCGACGAGCAGTCCCTGACCTTCGAGACCGCCCGAGACCTGACGGCCCGCTGGGACTGGAACGAGCTGAAGGTACGCCGCCGGCGCCCCTCCCTCGTCACGCCCGAGGATCTGGAACGCCGCTCGGAGATCTTCGTCGAGGGCACGGCGAACTCCCTCAGGACCGGCGACCAGTTGCTCTTCGTCTTCGGCGAACAGGCGGGCGGCAAACGCAGGTTGCTGCCCGTCGCGAAGACGCGTGTCGACCGGGAGGACGAGATCACCGCGATCTCCCTGCCGAAGTCGGCCCCGCCGACCCTGAGGGAGCTCGTCGACGAGGTACGGCGCTGGACCGCCGCCCCCGCGGCCCCGGGTGAGCCGGGCGACGAGCCGCCCACGCCCGAGGTGCCCAACCCGCGCCCCGTCAGCCGGCTGATCGAGGACTTCGAGGACCAGGTCCTGCAGCCGCTCCGGGACGATCTGGACGGCATCAAGACCCCCGAGCGGCTCGCGGCACGCCTGGCCGAACCCGTCGCGCGGCTCGGCGAGGCACAGGTGCTGGCCGAGCCGTATCCGGATGTGGCGGCCTGGTTCGAGCAGCTGGAGGCCGTGCTCGCCGAACTCGCCGAGCGGGCCATGGGGCTGGCGCCCGCCCAGCCCGACGAGAGCGAGCCGGTGCCGGCCGCGACGAAGAGCGCGGTGGATCCGCGTGCGGCCGCCCTGCGGACCCTGGGCGCCGTCCTGCCCGCCCTGCGCGCAGCGAGCCCCGCCCCGCAGGGCGGCGCCGGCACCCGGCGTCCGGGCGGCGACACCGCCCGCCTGCTCTCCGCCCTGAACCCCGGCCTCGGCACCCTCTACCCGGCGTGGCGCACGGCCGCCGCCCCCGGCACCCCGCAGCTCCTGCGCGAACTGCTCGCCCTGCGGGTCACCGCCGCACCCTTCGGCGCCACGGCCCCGCTCAAGCCGGTCCAGGACGACCGCGGCCGGGTCATCCGCACCGCCGACTGGCCGCTCACGGGCGCCGTACTGGCGAGCATGCGCGTCGTGTACGACACGTCGGGGCGCACTCCGGTCCGGGCCGAGTTCCAGTACGTCGAGGGCAGCGGCTCCGACCAGCGTGCCGAGAACCTGACCGGCGCCCAGCCGGTGACCTTCCCGCTCGGCACGGGCCAGGTCGAGCTGTCGGTGCGCTCCAGCCAGGACCGCGACCTCAACTGGCTCAACCGCCGCCCCACCGACTCCCAGGAACCCGGCGTCACGGCCCGTCTCCACTCGGGCCTGCCCGAGCGCACCCTGTTCGTGTCCCGGCCGGACGACGAGGGCCTGATCCACGTCGGCGTCCACAACGGCACGTCCGAGCAGATCGCGCTGCGGCCGAACGCGAGCGAGCAGTTCACCCACGGCGAGTACGAGGTCACCCTCAAGTACACGGTGGGCACCACCGAGCCCAACGTCGAGGTGGTCATCGCCAGCAAGCCCGAGCCCATCAACCGCCGCGTCCTGCAACTGGACACCGTCCACACCGGCATCACGGTCGGCAGCTGGGTCGCCGTCCAGCGGCCCGCCAAGGGCGCCCAGAACGGCATCCCCGGCGATGACAAGCTCGCGTTCGTCACCACCCAGGTCGTCGCGGCGCGTACGGCGGCGTACACCAACTACGGCATCACCGGGCGCGGCACCGAACTCACCCTGGCCGACCCGTGGCTGGACGAGTTCGACGTCCTGCTCTCGCACATCCGCGACACCACCGTCCACGCGGCCGGCGAACCGCTGCGCCTGGCCGGCGAACCGCTCGGCGAGGACGTCCACGGCAACGAGATCGAACTCGCCGAGCTGTACGACGGGTTGCGGCCCGGACGCACGCTCATGGTGAGCGGCGAGCGCAGCGACATCCCGGGGACCGCGGGCGTCAGGGCCACCGAGGTCGTCACCATCGCCGCCGCGGACCCGGTCGTCGACCCCCGACTGCCCGGCGACCACGTCCACACCCGCCTGACCCTGACCGCCGACCTCGCCCACCGCTACCGGCGCGAGACGGTCAGGATCCTCGGCAACGTCGTCGAGGCCACCCACGGCGAGAGCCGCGAGGAGGCCATCGGCAGCGGCGACTCCGACCGGGTGAACCAGACGTTCGCGCTCTGGCAGTCCCCGCTGACGTGGCTCGCCGACGACAACCCCCTCGGCGCCACCCCGGTCCTTGAGGTCCGGGTCGACGGCGTCCTGTGGCACGAGGTCGACAGCCTGGCCGGACGCGGTCCGGGCGAGCGGGTCTACATCACCGGGTCCACCGCCGACGGCCGTACGACGGTGACCTTCGGCGACGGCGTCAACGGCGCCCGGCTGCCCTCCGGACACGAGAACGTCCGCGCCCGCTACCGCTTCGGCACCGGCAAGGCCGCCAACGTCGCCGCCGACCGCGTCACCCAGCCCCTCACCCGGCCGCTCGGCGTCACCCAGGTGACCAACCCGCGCCCGGCCAAGGGCGGTGCGGACGCGGACGGCCCCGGCCTCACCCGCCGTACGATCCCGCTCGCGGTCTCCGCGCTGGACCGCCTCGTCTCCGATTCCGACTACGAGGACTTCGCCCGCTCCCGCGCCGGCATCGGCCGGGCCGCCGCCCGCGAACTCTTCGACGGGCGCCGGCGCGTGCTGCACGTGACGGTCGCGGGCACCGACGACGTGCCGATCGACGGCGACTCCGACACGCTCAAGGCCCTGCGCGGCGCGCTCACCGAGTACGGGGACATGAACCTCCCGGTCCGGGTGGACGTGCGCGAGCTGGTCCTGCTGCTGACCGCCGCCAAGGTGAAGGTCGCCCCCGACCACGCCTGGGAGATCGTGGAGCCGCGCCTGCGCGCAGCCCTGCTCCGCCGACTCGGCTACGAGGGACGGGAGCTGGGCCGCCCCGCCCGGCTCTCGGACGTCCTGGCCACCGCCCACAGCGTGCCCGGCGTCGACTACGTGGACGTCGACGTCTTCACGGGCGTCCCCGCGTCCGCCACGCCCGAGGAGCTGACCGGGATCCTCACCGACCCCGGCCCGCCGAAGCCGTCGGTCCCGGCGCACCCGGCGACATACGACGAGAAGATCCACACCGTCCGCGCCGCGAACGGCGAGACGCTGTCGGAGATCTGCGCGAAATACGGTGTCCCGCTCGCCGAACTCCTGCGCCTCAACCCCGACATCACCGACACCCGCCGCCTGGCGAAGGGCCGCTCGGTGTTCGTCTTCCGCGGTATCCGCCCGGCCCAGCTCGCGATGCTGTCGCCGAAGGCCGCGGACACCCTGATTCTGACGGAGGTCAAGTGATGTCCCCGGACGTCCAGTTCGAGACGCAGACCCCTGCGACGACGTCCAGGGAGCCGGACGGGCTCGCCGCGCTGCTGCCCCGCTGGCACCTGCTGCGCGACGCCGAGGAGGGCGAGCCGCTGCGCGCGCTGCTCGCGGTGATCGCCGAGCAGCTCGACCGGGTCCGCGACGGCGTCCAGCAGGGCTACGAGGACCTGTTCGTGGAGACCGCGGCGCCCTGGGTGCTGCCGTACCTGGGCGACCTGGTCGGCTATCGCACCCTGCCCGGCTACGAGCGTGTTCTGACGACCGGCCTGCACGAGGGTGGCCGCGCCGCGCTCGCCGAGGCCGTCGCCCCGCGCCGCGAGGTGGCCGCCACGGTCGCCAACCGGCGCCGCAAGGGCACCCTCCACCTCCTGGAGGAACTCTCCGAGCAGGTCACCGGCTGGCCCGCCCGCGCCGTCGAGCTGTCCCGGCAGGTCGCCCACACCCAGCCGGTGAAGCTGGGCGCAGGTCACCGTACCCACCGCGGCCGGCTCGTCGACCTGCGCGACAACTCCGCCCTCGACCTCGCGGGCGGGCCCTTCGGCGCCACAGCCCGCACGGCCGACGTGCGCCGCGCCGACTCCCGGCACCGACAGGGCGGTTGGACGCCGGCCGGGGTGGCGCTGTTCGTCTGGCGGCTCAAGGCGCACTCGCTCACCCAGTCGCCGGCGTACTGCATCGACCGCGCCCGCAACCTCTACACCTTCTCGATCCTGGGCAACGACACCCCGCTGGTGACGAAGCCGTTCCCGGAGCCGTCGCCCACGCACATCGCGACCATCGACAACGTTCCGGCGTTCGTCACTCGCCGTCAGCTCCACGACCGGCTCACCGACTACTACGGCCCCGGCAAGAGCCTCGTCATCCGGCGCGACGGCGAGGACCAGCCCGTGCCGCCGTCCGACATCGTGGTAGCCGACCTGTCCGACTGGCGTTACCGGCCCAAGCGCGGCCAGGTCGCCGTCGACCCGGAGCTCGGGCGGATCGCGTTCGGGTCCCGCTCGGCGCCCCGGCAGGGCGTGTGGGTGGACTACCACTACGCGTTCGGCGCCGACATGGGCGGCGGCGAGTACGACCGCCCCGACCGCGAGGCGCGTCCCGACGCCGAGGTGTACCGAGTGGGGCCCGGGCAGCCGTACCGCCAGATCATGGACGCCTACCGGGCCTGGCAGCACGACCGCCGCGCCGGGCGGACCGGCCCCGACGGCATCATCGAGATCACGCACAGCGGCGCCTACCAGGAGCAGCTCGACTTCGACCTCGACCCCGGAGACCGGCTCGAAGTGCGGGCCGCCGAGGGCACCCGGCCGGTGATACGGCTGCTCGACTGGTACAGCAACCGCCCCGACGCCCTCAACATCCGCGCGGTGTCCGAGGACTGCGCCCCACACGAGCGTCCCCGCGTCGTCCTCGACGGACTGCTGGTCGCCGGACGCGGCATCAACGTCACCGGCCCCATGGGCGCCGTCGTCGTACGGCACTCCACGCTCGTGCCGGGCTGGTCGCTGGAGCCCGAGTGCGACCCGCACTCGCCCGAGGAGCCCAGCATCGTCCTGGAGCGCACCACCGCGTGCCTCCAGATCGAGCACAGCATCCTCGGCACCATCGAGGTCATCGGCGACGAGGTGAGCGAGGACCCCCTCGACATCCACCTCCGCGACAGCATCCTCGACGCCACCGGCCCCGGCCGCGAGGCGCTGTCCGCGCCGGACTGCCGGCACGCCCACGCGGTGCTGCGGCTGCATCGCACCACGGTCATCGGCGAGATCTTCACCCACGCCGTGGAGATCGCCGAGAACTCGATCCTCACCGGCAGGCTGCACGTGGCCCGGCGCGGCATCGGCTGCCTCAGGTACTCGTATGTGCCGCCCGGCTCGCGCACCCCGCGCCGCCACCGCTGCCAGCCCGACCTGGCCGGGCCCGAACAGGCCGGTCGCGTACGGCCGTTGTTCACCTCCGAGCGCTACGGGACGCCCTGGTACGGGCTGCTCGCCGACCGGTGTGCGGAGGAGATCCGGCGCGGCTCGGACGACGGAGCCGAGATGGGCGCCTTCCACGACCTGTACCGGCCGCAGCGCGAGGACGGCCTGAGGGCACGGCTCGCGGAGTACACCCCGGCGGGCACCGATGCCGGAATCCTCTTCGTGACGTGAGGCGAGACATGAGCCCTGAGGCGCGCGCCGCCGTAAGCCCTACCCGCACTTTCCTGAACCAGGGGGACCCCCTTCATGCACGCTGACCTCTCCCGCCTCACGTTCCGCCCGCAGCGGCGCTACTCGGCGGTCATCGCCCAGCAGGGGCGTGTCCAGCTCGACGCCGACATCAACGAGCAGACCGCGATCCAGCTCCACCAGGCCCGCACCCTCGCCGCCGACCTGATCGGCCGGCACGGCGGGCCGCGCGACGCCGCGGGCTTCAGGATCGACTACGTGGGCGGCAAGCACGACATCGACACGCTCCACATCCACGGCGGCCGCTACTACGTCGACGGCATCCTGTGCGACGCGACCCGCCCGGCGCCCGGCGTCCCGGTCCCGGACGAGGACGCCGAGGACTCCGCGGAGCAGGACGCCGCCGCCCCGCCCGCGTACTGGACCTACTGGGACCAGCCCGACGGCTTCCGCGACCCGGAGAAGCCCGGCGACCGGCTGCCGTCGCCGGCCATGTCGCCGTTCGTGGTCTATCTGAGCGTGTGGGAGCGCGCCGTCTCCGCAGCCGAGGACCCGGCCCTGCGCGAGGTCGCGCTCGGTGCCGCGATGCCGGACACGGCCGCCCGTGTGAAGGTCGTCTGGCAGGTGCTGCCGCTGTCGCTGGCCGCGCTGGACATCGAGGAGACCGACCCGTCCAAGGAGGTCGTGCGGGCCGCCTTCGACAAGTGGGCGCGGAAGCAGGCAGTGTCGACCGCACGGCTCGCCGCCCGCAGCGAGCGGCCCGACCACGCCGACGAGGACCCCTGCCTGGTCAAGCCGGACGCCCGCTACCGGGGCCAGGAGAACCAGCTCTACCGGGTCGAGGTGCACGCGGGCGGCGAGGCGAAGGACGCCACCTTCAAGTGGTCCCGGGAGAACGGCTCGGTGGTGTTCCCGGTCGACGAACTCGACGGCACCTGGGTGCGGTTGGCGTCCCTCGGCCACGACGACAAGCTGGACCTGGACGTCGGCGACCACGTCGAGCTCGTCGACACCGCGTACGCCTCCCGCCTGGAGCCCCTGCCGCTGCTGCGGGTCGAGGAGCTGGACCTGCCGGGCCGTCGCGTCCGCCTCAGCGCCGAGCCCGACCCGTCCGTCGGCCGGCTGCCCCACCTCAACCCGTTCCTGCGCCGCTGGGACCACCACGAGGGACCCAGGCGCAAGGGCCGTACGACCGCGCTGAAGGGTGGCGCGGTGCCGGTCACGGAGGGGGAGTGGCTGCCGCTGGAGGACGGCGTCGAGGTGTACTTCGCCAAGGGCGCCGCCTACCGCACCGGCGACCACTGGATCGTCCCCGCCCGCAACGCCACCGGCGGTGTCGAGTGGCCCACGGACGCGGCCCGGCGGCCGCTGCTCCAGGGCCCTTCCGGCATCGTCCGAGGTTTCGCCCCGCTGGCCCTGGTCAAGGGCGAGGGCGGCACGGTCGATCTGCGCCTCGCGTTCCCCCCGCTGGCCAGCAGCATCCCGGCCGCGGACGAGGCGACGCTGGCGGCGGAGGAACAGGCGCGCCGCGAGGAGCGGTTGGCGGAGGACCCGTCGGGCGGCAGGTCGCAGACGACGGCGGAAGCGGAGGCCGCGGCGGAAGGAGACGAGTAATGGCCAAGCCCCTGAGCGCGTCCAAGATGGTGGAGATACTCCGTGCGGAGGGCCTGACGGTCCACGAGGTCCGCAGCTGGCGCACCCACAACCGCAACAGCAAGGGCCGCTGGGGCCCGGTGAACGGCGTGATGATCCACCACACCGTCACCAAGGGCACCGAGAGCTCGGTGAACATCTGCTACAACGGCTACTCCGGGCTGCCCGGCCCGCTCTGCCACGGCGTCATCGACAAGAAGGGCCACGTCCATCTCGTCGGCAACGGCCGCGCCAACCACGCCGGCCTCGGCGACAGCGACGTCCTGCGCGCCGTGATCAACGAGTCGAAGCTGCCGCACGACAACGAGGCGGACACCGACGGCAACGCGCGCTTCTACGGCTTCGAGTGCATCAACCTCGGCGACGGCAAGGACCCCTGGCCCGAGGCGCAGAAGGAGGCCATCGAGAAGGTCTCGGCCGCGATCTGCCGGCACCACGGCTGGAGCGAGCGCTCGGTCATCGGCCACAAGGAGTGGCAGCCGGGCAAGACCGACCCGCGCGGCTTCACGATGGACGGGATGCGCAAACGCATCGCGCAGCGGCTCAAGGGCGGCGGGGGAGGCAAGCCCGAGCCGGACCCGAAGCCCGCGCCCAAGCCGAAGCTGGAGCCCTTCCCGGGCAGCGGCTTCTTCCGCATCGGCCAGAAGTCCCCGATCATCACCGCGATGGGCCGCCGCCTGGTCGCCGAGGGGTGCAGCCGCTACGAGGTGGGGCCGGGCCCCGAGTGGTCGGAGGCCGACCGCCGCTCCTACGCCGCCTGGCAGCACAAGCTCGGCTTCAAGGGCAAGGACGCGGACGGCATCCCCGGCAAGGTCAGCTGGGACAAGCTGAAGGTGCCCAACGTGTGACGGCGCCGGCTGGCACCGAAGCGGCCCAGGTACCCCGTGGGGGTGCCCTGGGCCGCTTTTCGCGCGCCGGGAGGGTCTTGCTCCCCTGGCGGAAACACGTCACACTGGATACCGAACGAATGGTCGGTTGGGAAGCGGGATTCGATGACGACTGCACACTCCGCCGAGGCGCCCCCCGAGGAGCCGCTCCAGCGGCATTTCGACGCGACGATCGCGCGTGACCAGCGGATCGAACCGCGGGACTGGATGCCGGAGGGCTACCGCAGGACGCTGATCCGGCAGATCGCGCAGCACGCCCACTCGGAGATCATCGGGATGCAGCCCGAGGGGGAGTGGATCACGCGCGCGCCCTCGCTGCGCCGCAAGGCGATCCTCTTCGCCAAGGTGCAGGACGAGGCCGGGCACGGGCTGTACCTGTACTCGGCGGCGGAGACCCTGGGCGCCGACCGCGCGGACCTGACCGACCGGCTGATCGAGGGCCGCCAGAAGTACTCGTCGATCTTCAACTACCCGACCTTGAGCTTCGCCGACGTCGGAGTGATCGGCTGGTTCGTGGACGGCGCCGCGATCTGCAACCAGGTGCCGCTGTGCCGCAGCTCGTATGGGCCGTACGCGCGCGCGATGGTGCGGATCTGCAAGGAGGAGTCCTTCCACCAGCGGCAGGGCTACGAGCTGCTGATGACGATGATGCGCGGCACCGAGGCCCAGCGCGAGATGGTGCAGGACGCCGTGAACCGCTGGTGGTGGCCCTCGCTGATGATGTTCGGCCCGCCCGACGACGCCTCGCCCAACTCGGCGCAGTCGATGGCCTGGAAGATCAAGCGGCACAGCAACGACGAGCTGCGCCAGCGCTTCGTCGACATGACCGTCCCGCAGGCCGAGAAGCTCGGCGTCACCCTGCCCGACCCGGAGCTGCGCTGGAACGCCGAGCGCGGCCACCACGACTTCGGCACCCCCGACTGGGACGAGCTGATGCGGGTCATCAAGGGCGACGGACCGTGCAACGCCCAGCGGATGCAGCGGCGCAGGAGCGCCCATGAGGAGGGCGGATGGGTGCGCGAGGCGGCCACCGCCCACGCGGCCAAGCAGGCCGCCCGTGCCGAGAAGGGAGCGGCGGCATGAGCGCCGGGAAGCAGGACTGGCCGCTGTACGAGGTGTTCGTGCGCGGCAAGCGCGGGCTCAACCACGTCCACGTGGGCTCGCTGCACGCCGCCGACGACCGCATGGCGCTCACCCACGCCCGCGACCTGTACACGCGCCGCAACGAGGGCGTCAGCATCTGGGTGGTGCGCTCCGAGCACATCGCCGCCTCCACCCGCGACGAGAAGGACCCCTTCTTCGCGCCCAGCGCCGACAAGGTCTACCGCCACCCGACCTTCTACGACATCCCCGACGACGTCCCGCACATCTGAAGGAGAGGGCATGAGCGACGACCACGTCTACCTGACCCTCGCCGAGGGACACGAGGACGACACCCGCTGGGCCTACGGCACCGGATTCGAGGACCCGCTGCACGGCGTCGACACCACCCTGCCCGAGGGCGTCGACGCCGGTGAACTGGCCGCCGTCTGCGTGGCGTTGGCCGACGACGCCCTGGTCTCGGCCCAGCGCCTGGCCGAGTGGATCACCCGCGCCCCCGAGCTGGAGGAGGAGGTGGCGCTGGCCAACATCGGCCTCGACCTCCTCGGCCAGGCCCGCCTGCTCTACTCCCGTGCCGGCCAGGTCGACGGCACCGGCCGCGACGAGGACGCCTACGCCTACTTCCGCGACGCCGACGCGTTCCGCAACGTACGCCTGGCCGAACTCCCGGGCGGCGACTTCGCGTTCTCCATCGTGCGGCTGCTGGTGCTCTCCAGCTGGCGGCTCGCGCACTTCGAGCGGCTGGCCTCGCACCCGGACCCCGTGCTCGCGGCGATCGCCGCCAAGGGCGTCAAGGAGCTGGCCTACCACCGGCAGTACGCGGCGGAGTGGGCGGTGCGCCTGGGCGACGGCACCGAGGAGTCGCACCGCAGGATGCGCCGTGCCCAGGACCGGGTGGCGCCGTATCTGGGCGAGCTGTTCACGGCGTACGACGTACGGGACGAGGTCGTGGCGGTGCTGCAGCAGGTCACCACGGCGGCCGGACTGCCCATGCCGGTGTACCGGCCGCTGCCCGGATCCGGCCGCGACGGCGAGCACACCGAGCATCTCGCCCCGCTGCTCGCCGAGTTGCAGGGCGTGGCCCACGCCCACCCGGAGGCGACATGGTGAGCACGCTGCTCGACGCCCGGCGCGCCCGGCACCTCGCCGAGCAGGTGCCGGACCCCGAGCTGCCCATGCTCACCCTGGCCGACCTGGGTGTCCTGCGCGACGTCGAGCTGACCGAGGACGGCACGGTGGTCGCGAGCCTGACACCGACGTACTCGGGCTGCCCGGCCATGGCCGAGATGCGGGCGGACGTCGCCGCACGGCTGCGGGACGCCGGGTACCCGCGCGTGGAGATCCGTACGGTCCTCGATCCGCCGTGGACCAGCGACTGGATCACCCCGGCCGGCCGCACCAAGCTCGCCGAGCACGGCATCGCCCCGCCCGGCCCCGCACCCCGCGGCGGTCCCGTCGCGCTCGTGCTGTCGCCCACCCGGCACGCGGTGACCTGCCCGCGCTGCGGCTCGGCGGACACCGAGGAGACCTCTCGCTTCGCCGCCACCTCCTGCAAGGCGCTGTGGCGCTGCCGCGCCTGCCGTGAGCCGTTCGAGTACGTCAAGGAGATCTGAATGGAAGGCCTCACCGAAGCAGGGACGGCCGCCGCGC
It encodes:
- the paaB gene encoding 1,2-phenylacetyl-CoA epoxidase subunit PaaB codes for the protein MSAGKQDWPLYEVFVRGKRGLNHVHVGSLHAADDRMALTHARDLYTRRNEGVSIWVVRSEHIAASTRDEKDPFFAPSADKVYRHPTFYDIPDDVPHI
- a CDS encoding putative baseplate assembly protein encodes the protein MTEGTITDDCGCGGACRSGHDERLAPAPVHNPPGRTALDYRVGEYGSFRAALLDRLASPAYPALRGLTVRTPDDPAIGLLDATAVLGDLLTFHSERIADEAYIRTANEHRSLVLLGRLVGHRPRPGVAAATHLAYTLERDPRAETLPVLIPRGARSHSVPASADEQSLTFETARDLTARWDWNELKVRRRRPSLVTPEDLERRSEIFVEGTANSLRTGDQLLFVFGEQAGGKRRLLPVAKTRVDREDEITAISLPKSAPPTLRELVDEVRRWTAAPAAPGEPGDEPPTPEVPNPRPVSRLIEDFEDQVLQPLRDDLDGIKTPERLAARLAEPVARLGEAQVLAEPYPDVAAWFEQLEAVLAELAERAMGLAPAQPDESEPVPAATKSAVDPRAAALRTLGAVLPALRAASPAPQGGAGTRRPGGDTARLLSALNPGLGTLYPAWRTAAAPGTPQLLRELLALRVTAAPFGATAPLKPVQDDRGRVIRTADWPLTGAVLASMRVVYDTSGRTPVRAEFQYVEGSGSDQRAENLTGAQPVTFPLGTGQVELSVRSSQDRDLNWLNRRPTDSQEPGVTARLHSGLPERTLFVSRPDDEGLIHVGVHNGTSEQIALRPNASEQFTHGEYEVTLKYTVGTTEPNVEVVIASKPEPINRRVLQLDTVHTGITVGSWVAVQRPAKGAQNGIPGDDKLAFVTTQVVAARTAAYTNYGITGRGTELTLADPWLDEFDVLLSHIRDTTVHAAGEPLRLAGEPLGEDVHGNEIELAELYDGLRPGRTLMVSGERSDIPGTAGVRATEVVTIAAADPVVDPRLPGDHVHTRLTLTADLAHRYRRETVRILGNVVEATHGESREEAIGSGDSDRVNQTFALWQSPLTWLADDNPLGATPVLEVRVDGVLWHEVDSLAGRGPGERVYITGSTADGRTTVTFGDGVNGARLPSGHENVRARYRFGTGKAANVAADRVTQPLTRPLGVTQVTNPRPAKGGADADGPGLTRRTIPLAVSALDRLVSDSDYEDFARSRAGIGRAAARELFDGRRRVLHVTVAGTDDVPIDGDSDTLKALRGALTEYGDMNLPVRVDVRELVLLLTAAKVKVAPDHAWEIVEPRLRAALLRRLGYEGRELGRPARLSDVLATAHSVPGVDYVDVDVFTGVPASATPEELTGILTDPGPPKPSVPAHPATYDEKIHTVRAANGETLSEICAKYGVPLAELLRLNPDITDTRRLAKGRSVFVFRGIRPAQLAMLSPKAADTLILTEVK
- the paaC gene encoding 1,2-phenylacetyl-CoA epoxidase subunit PaaC gives rise to the protein MSDDHVYLTLAEGHEDDTRWAYGTGFEDPLHGVDTTLPEGVDAGELAAVCVALADDALVSAQRLAEWITRAPELEEEVALANIGLDLLGQARLLYSRAGQVDGTGRDEDAYAYFRDADAFRNVRLAELPGGDFAFSIVRLLVLSSWRLAHFERLASHPDPVLAAIAAKGVKELAYHRQYAAEWAVRLGDGTEESHRRMRRAQDRVAPYLGELFTAYDVRDEVVAVLQQVTTAAGLPMPVYRPLPGSGRDGEHTEHLAPLLAELQGVAHAHPEATW
- the paaA gene encoding 1,2-phenylacetyl-CoA epoxidase subunit PaaA, with translation MTTAHSAEAPPEEPLQRHFDATIARDQRIEPRDWMPEGYRRTLIRQIAQHAHSEIIGMQPEGEWITRAPSLRRKAILFAKVQDEAGHGLYLYSAAETLGADRADLTDRLIEGRQKYSSIFNYPTLSFADVGVIGWFVDGAAICNQVPLCRSSYGPYARAMVRICKEESFHQRQGYELLMTMMRGTEAQREMVQDAVNRWWWPSLMMFGPPDDASPNSAQSMAWKIKRHSNDELRQRFVDMTVPQAEKLGVTLPDPELRWNAERGHHDFGTPDWDELMRVIKGDGPCNAQRMQRRRSAHEEGGWVREAATAHAAKQAARAEKGAAA
- the paaD gene encoding 1,2-phenylacetyl-CoA epoxidase subunit PaaD, yielding MVSTLLDARRARHLAEQVPDPELPMLTLADLGVLRDVELTEDGTVVASLTPTYSGCPAMAEMRADVAARLRDAGYPRVEIRTVLDPPWTSDWITPAGRTKLAEHGIAPPGPAPRGGPVALVLSPTRHAVTCPRCGSADTEETSRFAATSCKALWRCRACREPFEYVKEI
- a CDS encoding DUF6519 domain-containing protein, producing MHADLSRLTFRPQRRYSAVIAQQGRVQLDADINEQTAIQLHQARTLAADLIGRHGGPRDAAGFRIDYVGGKHDIDTLHIHGGRYYVDGILCDATRPAPGVPVPDEDAEDSAEQDAAAPPAYWTYWDQPDGFRDPEKPGDRLPSPAMSPFVVYLSVWERAVSAAEDPALREVALGAAMPDTAARVKVVWQVLPLSLAALDIEETDPSKEVVRAAFDKWARKQAVSTARLAARSERPDHADEDPCLVKPDARYRGQENQLYRVEVHAGGEAKDATFKWSRENGSVVFPVDELDGTWVRLASLGHDDKLDLDVGDHVELVDTAYASRLEPLPLLRVEELDLPGRRVRLSAEPDPSVGRLPHLNPFLRRWDHHEGPRRKGRTTALKGGAVPVTEGEWLPLEDGVEVYFAKGAAYRTGDHWIVPARNATGGVEWPTDAARRPLLQGPSGIVRGFAPLALVKGEGGTVDLRLAFPPLASSIPAADEATLAAEEQARREERLAEDPSGGRSQTTAEAEAAAEGDE
- a CDS encoding peptidoglycan-binding protein produces the protein MAKPLSASKMVEILRAEGLTVHEVRSWRTHNRNSKGRWGPVNGVMIHHTVTKGTESSVNICYNGYSGLPGPLCHGVIDKKGHVHLVGNGRANHAGLGDSDVLRAVINESKLPHDNEADTDGNARFYGFECINLGDGKDPWPEAQKEAIEKVSAAICRHHGWSERSVIGHKEWQPGKTDPRGFTMDGMRKRIAQRLKGGGGGKPEPDPKPAPKPKLEPFPGSGFFRIGQKSPIITAMGRRLVAEGCSRYEVGPGPEWSEADRRSYAAWQHKLGFKGKDADGIPGKVSWDKLKVPNV